In a single window of the Bacillus clarus genome:
- a CDS encoding ParB/RepB/Spo0J family partition protein: MAKGLGRGINAFFPDLDVKEEETIQEITVTELRPNPYQPRKHFNKDAIQELAASIKEHGILQPLIARKSIKGYEIVAGERRYRAAKEAGLEKVPAVVRQLNEQQMMEFALLENLQREDLNPMEEAMAYQLLMNELHVTQEQLAKRLGKSRPYIANYTRLLSLPPFVQDMIASGKLSMAHGRTLLTIKDEELLKSLLKRIEKEGLNVRQLEKMVQEINQGVSRETKKVKKERNIFFVERETLLREKFGTDVKIKETKKEKGKIEIEFFNKEDLERILELLAREN, encoded by the coding sequence GTGGCTAAAGGGCTAGGAAGAGGGATTAATGCATTTTTTCCTGATTTAGATGTAAAGGAAGAAGAAACAATTCAAGAAATCACGGTAACTGAATTAAGACCGAATCCGTATCAACCACGTAAACACTTTAATAAAGATGCAATTCAAGAGTTAGCAGCATCTATTAAAGAACATGGTATTTTACAACCGTTAATTGCGAGGAAAAGTATTAAAGGATATGAAATTGTTGCTGGTGAAAGAAGATATCGAGCTGCTAAGGAAGCTGGTCTTGAAAAAGTTCCAGCTGTTGTTCGTCAATTAAACGAGCAGCAAATGATGGAGTTCGCTTTACTGGAAAATTTACAGCGTGAAGATTTAAATCCTATGGAAGAGGCAATGGCATATCAGCTGTTAATGAATGAGTTACATGTAACGCAAGAACAATTAGCAAAACGTCTTGGGAAAAGTAGGCCATATATTGCAAATTATACGCGATTATTAAGCCTCCCTCCATTTGTTCAAGACATGATTGCAAGCGGGAAGCTTTCGATGGCTCATGGAAGGACTTTGCTTACAATAAAAGATGAGGAACTATTAAAATCTTTACTAAAGCGCATTGAAAAAGAAGGTTTAAATGTTAGACAGTTAGAGAAAATGGTACAAGAAATTAATCAAGGCGTTTCACGTGAAACAAAAAAAGTGAAAAAAGAAAGAAATATATTTTTTGTAGAGCGCGAAACGTTATTAAGAGAAAAGTTTGGTACAGACGTAAAGATTAAAGAAACAAAAAAAGAAAAAGGTAAAATTGAAATAGAGTTCTTTAATAAAGAGGATTTAGAGCGTATTTTAGAATTATTAGCACGGGAAAATTAA